CCCATGCAGCCCGATGGCATTAAACCCGATTTCTTTAATCATATCAATGTTAATAAGGTCGATGCCTCCGAGCGGGACAATCTTTTTTTTGGTTGCCCTGAGAAATTCTGCAAGTTTATCCGGTTCTTTGTAGGCATGTTTTCCCCCTTCATAAATACTCCCGAATATCGAATTGAGGAAAAAATAGTCAATATACGAAGCTCCGTTCTCGATTTTACGGGTGCTATGGTATGAGATACTGATGGTCAGATCCTTGTTCTTAATAAATTTTCTGATGCCCAAATACATAAACAGCAAGTCATTCCTTTTTTCCCTTGTGATGTGAATACCACCTAAATTGTAGGTTATGGCAAGCGGATAATGCGAATGCAGCACTATTTTTTTATGATATTCCACGGGAATACCTTCAATGATCGACTGAATACGGTATTCAGGATAACCATATTTACGGAGATGAAGCAAGTCGAGCCCTTCACGAAATAGCTCAGTGTAAATATTGGTTTCGCCTTTGATTTTCTGGTTGTTACTGATGACAACCGTAGTTTTTTTGTCAAAATTCATAGAGGAATTAACTATTCATTGAGATCAAAAATTCTTCGTTGTTTCTTGTATTTTTCATTCTTTCCTGTAAAAAGAGCATGGCTTCTTCAGGATTCATGTCTGATAAATATTTTCTCAAAATCCAGAGTCTTTGAAGAATATTCTTTTCCACCAGTAATTCTTCCCGTCTGGTACTGGAAGCGGGTACGTCAATGGCAGGGTAGATGCGTTTGTTGGCCAGTTTTCTGTCGAGCTGAAGCTCCATGTTGCCTGTACCTTTAAATTCTTCAAAGATCACCTCGTCCATTCTTGAGCCTGTATCAATCAAAGCAGTGGCAAGGATGGTCAGGCTACCGCCAAACTCAACTTTACGGGCAGCACCGAAAAACTTTTTGGGCTTATGCAAGGCATTGGACTCCACGCCTCCCGACAACACTTTACCTGAAGCAGGAGCAACGGTGTTAAAGGCACGGGCAAGACGGGTGATGGAGTCGAGCAGGATGACGACATCATGTCCTGATTCGACCATTCTTTTTGCTTTTTCAAGAACGAGATTGGCTATTTTCACATGCTTTTCTGCAGGCTCATCAAAGGTGGATGATATAACTTCTGCCTTGACATGGCGTGCCATGTCGGTAACTTCTTCCGGCCTTTCATCAATGAGCAGGATAATCATATACACTTCAGGATGGTTCATGGCAATAGCATTGGCAATTTCCTGAAGCAAAACTGTCTTCCCTGATTTTGGTTGTGATACTATCAGGCCACGTTGACCTTTGCCTATCGGACAAAATAAATCTATTATTCTGGTTGACAGTGTTTTACAGTTGGTAGTGATGTCAAATTTTTCATTTGGGAAAAGTGGCGTCAGGTGTTCAAAGGGAATGCGGTCGCGTGCTTTGATGGGGTCTAAACCATTGACTGATTCGAGTCGTATAAGTGCAAAATATTTTTCCCCTTCTTTCGGAGGCCTGATGGTACCTTTAATGGTATCACCTATTTTAAGCCCGAATAATTTTATCTGAGAAGGTGAAACATAAATATCATCAGGTGAGGCCATATAATCAAAGTCAGGAGAGCGTAAAAAACCATAACCTTCAGGCATGATTTCAAGCACCCCTTCGTTGGTAATCAATCCTTCAAAAACATAAGGAGGACGTGGTTTTGGTTGAAATGCACGGTCGGATTCTTCCGGTTCTTTACTTTCAGTTGGTAATTCTTCTTCCGGCTCAATGACAGGTACTTCTGTGATCTTTCTTTCGACTTTTTCAACTTCATCGGCAATAAACCTGTTTATTTCATCTTCAATCGACATCTCAGCTGGTGTGTCTTCCTTTTCTTCCTCTTCAATGATTTCCTGATCCAGTTTGGATGCTTCATTATCAATAAGTTCTGTGTGATTCATTTCTGATTGGGGTTCAGGAGGCAATTTTTCAATTGCCGCGAGGATTTTTTGTATGACTTCTTCTTTTTTCAGGCGTGTATAGTAGGTAACACCGTATTTTTTTGCATATTCATTGACCTCGTTTTTGGTCATTGAATTCAACTTTTCATAAGTGAGCATAATTCAAAGATTTTTAAATAGTTATTTCCATGAAGACTTTTGGGATTCTTAACGGGAAATGGGATATAATTGGAAAAGCAAAGGTATAACATTTTTACAAAACAAATTAATTTTAACGGAAAAATTGCTGATTTTAAATGCAGAAGCACTCATTATCGAATTTAGTATCAGATTATCAATTAATTACAATTGTAAACACATTTACCTGTCTTGTCAATAATCCTGATATTACCCTGCTGTTTTACTATGGCATGCCCGTTCGAAAATGAAGCAGGTTTTTCATATCGCATCGGGATGATAAATTTTCCTTTTGTGTTGATAAAGCCATAAAGTGGAACATCTTCAAGTTTTTGAACTTTGGAAACACAGGCAAGGCCTTCACTGAAGTCGGCAGGAAAATCAAACTGAGGCTTGATGACTATTTTTCCTGTTTTATCAATATAGCCATACTTCGGATTATTCCATGGCTGCACTCTGGCCAAGCCTTCTGAAAAGCTACCTGCATCCAGAAACTGATATGGAATGGCTAAACGGCCAAGAGTGTCGATGTAGCCATATTTATAAGGCCAGGAAAGAGATACGGCTGCCAGTCCTTCGGAAAATGAATTGGCTTGTGCAAACTTTTGAAAAACTATTTGCCCTGATTTATTAATAAAGTATTTATCTTCAACCACTGCAAATCCATTGGAAAACGGTTGTGCTTTGGTGAATTCGCATTCAATGACGATGGCACCATGAATATCGATATAACCATAATATCCTGACTTTTTCACTACTGAGAGTCCTTCCGAAAAGTCGGAAGCATAGTCAAAAGCAGGGGGGATGGTTATTTTACCCTGTTTGTCGATAAAACCGTATTTATTGTTTTTTCTGATTTTTGAAAACCCCTCGGAAAAAGCTGAAACTTCCTGATAATCACCTGTAAAAACGGTATCTCCTTTTTCGTTAAAGCAGTAATAAATATTGCCTTTTTTACCCCATACACGGTTGTCAGAAAATGCAGTAACTTCATCATATTCAAAAGGCTCTACCAAATTAAATTTTTGGTTAAGAAAGCCAAATTTGCCATTCGGCCCTTCGACAGGGATGAGAATTTTTTTTTCCTGAGCATGCAGGGCAGAGGTAAATAGTAAAACGATTAAAACAAAGTAAAACTTAGAGATTACGGGTTTCATAGAATTGAATCATGCTTTAAAAGGCTTGCAAATATAACGCAAATTATGACGGATAAAATTGCAGATAAGTTTCCCGCAGACCATTTTGAGTAAGAGATTTTTTTTAGCTTTGCCCCAAAATAAAATCTACCATATTCATGCAGGAAAGTTTTGTTGTATCGGCCAGAAAGTACCGTCCTTCCACTTTTAAAACTGTGATCGGGCAGGATCATATTACCATACCGCTTAAAAAAGCAGTTTCCAG
The Sphingobacteriales bacterium genome window above contains:
- a CDS encoding transcription termination factor Rho, with product MLTYEKLNSMTKNEVNEYAKKYGVTYYTRLKKEEVIQKILAAIEKLPPEPQSEMNHTELIDNEASKLDQEIIEEEEKEDTPAEMSIEDEINRFIADEVEKVERKITEVPVIEPEEELPTESKEPEESDRAFQPKPRPPYVFEGLITNEGVLEIMPEGYGFLRSPDFDYMASPDDIYVSPSQIKLFGLKIGDTIKGTIRPPKEGEKYFALIRLESVNGLDPIKARDRIPFEHLTPLFPNEKFDITTNCKTLSTRIIDLFCPIGKGQRGLIVSQPKSGKTVLLQEIANAIAMNHPEVYMIILLIDERPEEVTDMARHVKAEVISSTFDEPAEKHVKIANLVLEKAKRMVESGHDVVILLDSITRLARAFNTVAPASGKVLSGGVESNALHKPKKFFGAARKVEFGGSLTILATALIDTGSRMDEVIFEEFKGTGNMELQLDRKLANKRIYPAIDVPASSTRREELLVEKNILQRLWILRKYLSDMNPEEAMLFLQERMKNTRNNEEFLISMNS
- a CDS encoding WG repeat-containing protein gives rise to the protein MKPVISKFYFVLIVLLFTSALHAQEKKILIPVEGPNGKFGFLNQKFNLVEPFEYDEVTAFSDNRVWGKKGNIYYCFNEKGDTVFTGDYQEVSAFSEGFSKIRKNNKYGFIDKQGKITIPPAFDYASDFSEGLSVVKKSGYYGYIDIHGAIVIECEFTKAQPFSNGFAVVEDKYFINKSGQIVFQKFAQANSFSEGLAAVSLSWPYKYGYIDTLGRLAIPYQFLDAGSFSEGLARVQPWNNPKYGYIDKTGKIVIKPQFDFPADFSEGLACVSKVQKLEDVPLYGFINTKGKFIIPMRYEKPASFSNGHAIVKQQGNIRIIDKTGKCVYNCN